DNA sequence from the Bradyrhizobium diazoefficiens genome:
TATGCCTCTTCGCCGGTGACGCGGCGGCTGGTGTAGAACATCAGCTCGGCATTGTTCTTGCCGATCAGTTCGGGCAGGGTCGTGGTCAGGCCGAAGCCGGGATGGAAGCCGAGTTTTGTAAAATTCGCGGAGAACCGCGCTTCGGGACAAGTGACGCGGAAGTCCGCCGATACCGCGAGGCCCAGGCCGCCGCCGATGGCAGCTCCCTGGACGGCCGCAACGATCGGCTTCTTGGCGCGGAAGATACGCACGGCCTGGATGTAGAGATGGTTGATCGGCCCGAGATTGTCGGCTGGGTCGCCCTTTGCCTTTTTCTCGGCCTCCTGGGCTTCCTGCGCCTGCCGCGCGGGATCGCCAAAATTGGCGCCGGCACAGAACGCCTTGCCTTGCGCCGAGAGAACCGAGGCGCGGATCTCGATGTCGCGATCGAACTCGTCGAGCGCGTCTGCGATCTGATTGATCAGCGAGATGTCGAAGAAGTTGAGGGGGGGCCTGCGGATCTCGATGCTGCCGACGTGCCCGACCTTCTCGACGCCGATATCTTTGTAGGTGCTCATGATGTCCTCGAATTGTTAGCGCAGGCCCAAGCCGCGGGCGATGATGCCGCGCAGCACCTCGGTGGTGCCGCCCTGGATGGTGAGTTTCGGTGCGGTCTTGATGGCGAAATCGAGCTGTCGCTCCAGGGTCTCGCGGTTGGTCGCGGTCTCCTCGACGAAGGCGGCGAGATCGCGCACGCGGTGCGGAAGCTGCTGCTCCCAGACGGTGCCGATATCCTTGACGATGGAGGCCTCGACCACCGGCTCCTTGCCGGCTTGCAGCATGCCCGCGACCGAGACCGACATGCGCCGCATGGTGTGAAGCTGCGCGACGAGACGGCCGATGCCTTCGGCGCTGCGCGTGTCCGGATTGGGGCCGACGGCGCGGACCAGCTCGGTCAGCACGTAGTAGGTCTCGAGGAAACGTTCGGGACCTGAGCGTTCATAGGCGAGCTCTGACGTCGCCTGCTTCCAGGCGCCGTCGACTTCGCCGAGCACGTGATCGTCGGGCACAAAGAAATCGGTGAAGACCACCTCGTTGAACTCGTACTGACCGGTGATCTGACCGATCGGGTTCACCTGGATGCCCGGCTGCTTCATCTTGACCAGAAACTGGGTCAGGCCATGACGGCGGTTTTCCTTGGTCGGCGGCGAGGTGCGGAAGATCGCGATCATGTAGTCGGCGATATGCGCCGACGAGGTCCAGATCTTGGTGCCGTTGATGAGATAGCCCCCATCGGTCTTGGTCGCGCGTGTCTTCGCCGCGAATAGGTCCGAGCCGGAGTTCGGCTCGCTCATGCCGATCGCAAAACAGACCTCGCCGCGGCAGATGCGCGGCAGGATGTCCATCTTGATATGCTCGGGCGCATATTTCAGCAGCACCGGCCCGCTCTGGCGGTCGGCGACGAAGAAGCGCCGCGTCGGCGCATTGGCGACACGCATCTCCTCGGTCACCACGTAGCGTTCGAGGAAGGAGCGCTCCTGGCCGCCATACTTTTTCGGCCAGGTCATGCCGATCCAGCCGCGCTCGCCGACGCGGCGGCTAAATTCCGGCACGTCGGTGTCCTCGCGGTTAGGCTTGAACGGATTGAACGTGCCGCGGGCCATCTCTTCTGCGAGGAAGGCACGCACTTCCTTGCGCAATTGCTCGCACTTCTCGGGCAGGCGGATCGGGTCGAAACGGAGGGCAGCGGTCATATGTTTCGTTCCTTCTCAGCGCGAGGCGACCAGCGGCCACAATTCATCGGCGCCGCGCCTGGCGACCAGCTTGCCGAGCTCGACGGCCCAAAAGCTTTCCGAACCGAAATCGTCGCGCCAGGCCAGCGCCCGCAGCGAATAGCGATGCAGGACATGCTCCAGGGTGAAGCCGATCGCGCCATGGACCTGATGCGCGATGCCGCCGCCTTTTTCCGCCGCTTCCGCGCAGCGGATCTTTGCCGAGGCGGCTTCGAGATAGACCTCGTCGTCGAACGATCTTGCATTCGCGATGGCATCGGCGGCAGAAGTCGCGGCCGCGAGCGCGGCCGCGGATTCGCCGGCAAGGCGGGCGAGATTGTGCTGCACCGCCTGGAACTTCGAGATCTTCTTCTCGAAGGCGACACGCTCGTTGGAATAGCGCACGGAGATGTCGAGCATGGATTCCAGTGCGCCGGCGATCTGAAGGCTGCGGGCGGCGCCACCCATCAGCATCATGGTGGTCTGGTCAAAACCCCGCGGTGCCGGCTTGATGGTGATCGGCTGCACCTTGTCGAGCGTAACGGTATCGCTGTGGTCGTAGCCGACATTGAGGCCGGACTCGATCTGCGCCTTCGCGGCATCGATCAGCGCGATCGAAGCGCCGTCCTTGCCATGCGCCAGCACCGCAAAATGCTTCGCTGCCTTGGCAAAGGGGACGCCGCGGGCGCGGCCGGAGAGTGCGCCAGCGTCCAGCGTGATGCGATCCTTCGGGGACGCGGGCACCACCGTCATCTCGCCCTCGGGCGAAGCGATCTTGACCTGCGCCAGCAGCCAGCCCGCGAGCATCGTCTCCGCCAGGGGAACCGCGACCGCGAAACGACCGGCAGCGTTCAGCAAGGCAAAACCGTCGGCGAGACCCGCGCCGGAGCCGCCGAGATCGTCCGGCACCCAGGACAAGGGCAGGCCGGCCTCGCTCAGCGCCTGCCACAGCGGCGCCCGCCACGCACCATTCTTGTCGTTGTTGATGGTTTGCGGATCGGCGAGATCGGCGAAGATTTTTTCCGCGGTCTCGACGACGATATTGTCACTCTCCGCCACAGCGTTCCCCGTGTTTTGCCATTGGCGCGCCTTGCCCGTCAGGCTGCACGCGGTTTCTTCTTGCGCCCGATGATCCAAAAAAGCCATGGCCGTGACAAGCGTTGATCGCAGGTCAACCTGCGGCGCCGGCATGGGCGGTCAGCTAATTCCGCTTAGCGGAGTTTGCTCGATTTGCAGGGCGCTTCAAACTCGCTAAACAGGGCGCCGGTGTTCAAGACAGGGAAGGAAAAGCGGATGGGAAAAGACGGCTTGTGCGCAATCGTGACGGGATCCGCCTCCGGCCTCGGCGCCGCGACTGCGGAAATTCTCGCGCGGAGCGGGGCGCGGCTGGTCATCAACTATTCCTCCAGCCAGAGGGAAGCCGAGGCGACGGCAGAGCTTTGCCGCAGGGCCGGTGCGGCTGAAGTGCTCGTCGCGCAGGGCGATGTCTCAAAGGACGACGATTGCCGCAGAATCGTTGCGGCGGCGAGTGGCTGGGGCCGGCTCGACATCCTCGTTAATAACGCCGGCACCACCAAGCATGTGGCCCATGCCGATCTCGACGGATTGTCGGCGGAAGACTTCCAGCGTCTCTACGGCGTCAACACCATCGGCCCGTTCCAGATGGTGCGTGCGGCGCGCAGCCTGCTCGAGGCCGGGTCGAAGGCGTCGGGGCGGCCGTCGGCGGTGGTCAACGTGTCCTCGGTCGCCGGCCTCAGCGGCGTCGGCTCGTCGATCGCCTATGCCGCGAGCAAGGGCGCGCTCAATACAATGACGTTGTCGCTGTCGCGCGCGCTGGCGCCGCTGATCCGCATCAACACGGTATGCCCTGGCTATATCGACACGCCCTGGTTCACCAAGGGCCGCGGCGAGGCCGGCGCCAAGCAGGTGCGCGACAGCGTGGTGGCGAAGGTGCCACTCAAGGTCGCATCGACTGCGGAAGATATCGCGCAGCTCGTCTGCTTCCTGGCGATGCCGGCGTCGAGCAACATGACCGGCGAGGTCGTGCGCATGGATGCCGGGATGCATTTGATTGCGTGAATTTGTCATTGCGAGCGAAGCGAATCCAGACTGCCTCCAAGGCAACATTCTGGATTGCTTCGTCGCAAGAGCTCCTCGCAATGACGATGCGGAAGCAGCCTGCCTCTATTCGGCAGTTTACGCCGTCACCCCCTGATCACGCCGCTCGCGACCAGCCGGTGCCAGATGAACAGCACCACCACAGCGCCGATTGTGGCCATGATGAAGCCGGCGCCCTGATCCGGACCGTAATGGCCGATGGCCTGGCCGACGAAGGTGGCGAGAAAGGCGCCCGCGATGCCGAGGATGGTGGTGAGGACGAAGCCCGAGGGGTTGTTCGGTCCCGGCGCGAGCCAGCGCGCGATGAGGCCAGCGACGAAGCCGACCACGATGATCCACAACAGGCCGCCCATGCTCATGTCAGTGCTCCCCTCGCTTTGACCAAAATCAGATTCGGCTCGAGATTTCGTTCTCGTTCGGCAGCCGTCCGTCGGGCGTTAGATGATCCACCACCTGCGGCAAATATTGGCTGAGCCCGGACAGCAACTCATCGCGCGACAAACCGCTCTGGGCCGACAGGCTCTCGATCTGGTCGGCGCCGAGCGCATTGGCGAGATCGCCGGGGGCGATCGGCTTGTTCTCGCCCTTGCCGACCCAAGAATTCGCGGTCTCGCCATGGCCGCTCTGCTGCAGCTGGTTGAGGAGATCGCTGAGCCCGCCGCTCAGCACGCTGCCGGCCGCGCCGCCCGCAAGCAAGCCGCCGAGGCCGCCCTTGAGCAGGCCACCGAGGCCGCCAAGACCGCCGCCGTCTGCGGTGTTCACCGGCGGAGGAGCTGGCGCGGGTGAGGGTTGCGGAGCTGTGCCGGACTGCGTTGCGGTCATGTGCTTGTAGGCCTTCCAGGCGAGCAGGCCGAGGATGGCCATGGTCATCGGCGACATGCCGCCGGAGGAGGCTTGCGAGCTCGGCGTGCTCGACCCGCGCGGGCCGTTCTGCATGCCGTTGAGGACGTCGAGTAGACCCATGGTGCTCTCCTTTGGCGTTCTCGTCGGCGAGCTCTCGCCGGTGACAAGCCCCCCGGGCAAAAACATATGGGGCTCTCATGACGGTTACAAGGCAGATGCGCTCAGGCCGCGATGGGCAGCCGGGCTCGCCTCTGCTATCGAAGGCGGACCATTCAGGGAGCAGCCAGGTGGTGACGGATCGACCGATCGTGGTGGCCGGCGCGGGCGCCATCGGGTGTTTTGTCGGAGGCCAGCTGGCGGCTGCCGATCGTCGTGTCGCACTCCTGGTGCGGCCACGGGTGAAGACCGAGATCGAGCGGTTCGGCCTGCTGCTGACGGATTTCGAGGGCTCCGAAAAGAAACTGGACGCGGGCCGGCTCGCGCTGTCGGAAGATCCGTCGATCTTGCACAGCGCTGGCATCGTGCTGGTCACGGTGAAGAGCGCCGACACCGCCGATGTCGCGGACCGGATCGCGCAGCACGCGCCTCAGGATGCCGTCATTGTGTCCTTGCAGAATGGCGTCGGCAATGTGCCCGTGCTGCAAGAGCGTCTCGGCCCCCGGCGCGTGCTCGCCGGGATGGTGCCGTTCAACGTCGTTGCGATGGGTGAGGGGCGCTTCCACCGCTCCACCTCGGGCGATATTCATGTCGGCGCGGATGAAGCGAATACGGCGGCGGCGCTGTCGGTGCCCGGCCTCGTCATGCGCGCAAGCCGCGACATCGCCGGCGTGCAATGGGGCAAGCTGATCATCAACCTCAACAACGCGCTCAGCGCACTCTCCGACATTCCGCTCGCCGCGCAACTGGCGAACTGCGACTGGCGAAGGTTGTTCGCCGACCAGATGGCGGAAGGCCTGGCCGCGCTGAAAGCCGCCGGCATCACGCCGGTCTCGGCAACGCCGATCCCGATGAGCTGGACGCCAACCTTGCTGAGGTTGCCCGACCCGATCTTCAATGCGATCCTGGGACGCACGATGAAGATCGATCCCGAGGCGCGTTCGTCGATGTGGCAGGATCTGAAGCAGGGCCGCAAGACCGAGATCGACTATCTCCAGGGCGCCGTCATTGCGCTCGCTGAGGAGAACCATCTCGCTGTGCCGCTGATGCGCCGCATTGTTGCCCTGATCAAGGAGGCGGAGACAGCCGGGAAGGGCCCGCCGCGGCTGACGCCGCAGCAGATTCGCGGAGCGGGTTGAGCGTGATGTGGAGATTCACCATGAAGCAGGCACTCGCGCGGGCGTTCGGGATGGCCGTACTTTGCGTCGTACCGACGGTTGTTCAGGCGAGGCCACCGACCGTCACGAACTCTCCTGGTTACGACAGGCGATTGCAGGAGAGCCGCAAGGAGTTGGGTGATGTGCCGACGCACGCGGGGGAGAGGCCGCCGATGACCACAGCCAAGAAAAGCAAGAAGAAGCATGCGAACTGAAGCCGCGCAGCGGAATGCAGGTCACGTCATTCCGCGTTCGCTTGCTTACGCAAGCCAAGCTTACCCCTTCTTCGCCGGCTTGCTCGGCGCCGGGCTGAAGAGCTTCTTGATATCGCTCAAGCCCTCCGACAGCCGCGGCCATTCGCAGGAGAACGAGCCCTTGGTGCAAGGGGCGCTCTTCGGCCGTGCACCTGCGTTTTGCTGGACTTTCGGCCGCTCGACAGGAACGGGGACACGTTCGACCTCGGTTCGCAGCGTGACCTGCTGAAGCTGCTGTGCTTGCTGTTCCTGCTGCTCGCGCTGCTGGCGCGCTATGGCCTGGGCCGCTTCATTGCTGCGGCGCTGATCGGCGAGATAGGCGGTGTAGGATTCGTCGATCTTCTTCTGTTCCTCCGGCGTCGGGTTGGGACCTGCGATGTCGAAGGTGCGGTCCTGGAGGAAGTCGTAATAGGTGTAGCCGCCGCCCGCCTTGCGCCGGCCGGCGAATTTTGCGTTGCAGTCCGCAAGTGCTGCAGTCTTTTCGGCCTTGGTTGCGGATTTTTCGGCAGCGTCGGCGCATTCCTCGAAGTCAACAGGCGTGCGCTTCCACCATTGCGCGTGGGCATGCCACGACGTCAGCAGAAAAACTCCTGCCGCGGCAACGAGAAGCGCCGCCGCACGACGCGATGCAACTACATCCGACATTCTACGAGAGCATTCCCTGCAAAACTCAACCCCAACTGAGTCGGACAGATTTTTGCTCTATTATCGCCGGCTTGTCACCCGTGGAACCGGGGAATTTCAGGGCTGGGCTGCTGACATTTTTTGCTTGACGTGGCCCGGGAGTCACAGCCGCGCGGCACATGATGCGCTTAGAATTTTATCGATTTGAATGTGAGGGGAAAATATTCGTCATGAGGGCGTTGAGCTGCTTCGTTGCAATCGCATTGGCGCTGGCTTGCGGCCGCGCACTCGCCGCGGACGAGAATGCACCGAACCGCAAGCCGGTGAAGGTCGTCGCCGATGCGCGGCTCTCGGTCGGCGGCCAGGGCATGTTGCCGCTCTATCTCTCCAGCGACTGGTCGATGCCGCTGCCGGCGATCTCGCGCGCCGTCATCGTGTTGCACGGACGCCTGCGCAATGCCGACGTATATTATATGTCAGCGCATACCGCGCAGGTCGCAGCTGGCGGCGATGGCAAGAGCGCGCTAATGATCGTGCCGCAGTTCCTGGCGGAGATCGATATCGAGGCGCACAAGCTGCCCGCGGATATGCTGCGCTGGTCGCTCGAAGGATGGGAGGGTGGCGATGCCGCGCTCGCACCGAATCCGGTCTCGTCCTTCGAAGCACTCGACGCGATCCTGGCCAAGCTTTCCGACCGGCGCATCTTCCCGAACCTGAAGCAGGTCGTGGTCGCCGGTCATTCCGGCGGCGGCCAGGTGGCGCAGCGCTATGCCATCGCGGGCAAGGGCGAGGCGATGCTGTCGCGCCAGCACATCGAGGTCCGCTATGTCGTCGCCAACCCGTCATCCTATGCTTATTTCAGCGGCGAGCGCCCGGTGCCGGCGATTGCCGCGTCCTGCCCGGGTTACAACAATTGGAAATACGGCATGGACGAGCGGCCGCCTTATCTTGCGGATGCAACGCCGGCCGCGCTCGAGCAGCGTTATGTCGAGCGCGACGTGATCTATCTGCTCGGCACGCTCGACACCAATCCGGAGCATCCCGCGCTCGACAAGAGCTGCATGGCCAAGGCACAGGGGCCTTATCGCTACGCCCGCGGCCACGCCTATGCCGACGCAATGGCGAAGCGCGATCATGGCACGCCCAATCACAGGGTATGGGACGTCGCCGGCGTCGGTCATGACGGCGACAAGATGCTGACTTCGAAATGCGGCCTCGCGGCCCTGTTCGATAGTCCGGGTTGCGGCGCAGAGCGCTGATGCGAGCACTCTGAAGGCTTCCGCCTTGAAGGTCCAGCTTTGGCTGTTACACTTCGCACCGTGAGCGCCTCACTCTGAGGCGACACCAAGAAGACGAAGTGGAAACGCCTGATGCTGCTGCCCCTCTCCGATGTGCCGCGCTGGTACGCCCAACGCAAACCCGAAGGCACCATCGCCGTCCAGCATGGGCAGGATCGACTGACATGGGACCAGCTCGAACGTGGTGCCAACCGGCGCGCGCGGGCGTTCGCGGCGAAAGGCGTCAAGCCCGGCGATTTCGTCGCGATTGGATTGCCCAACGGCAATGCGTTTTTCGAGACCACTTTCGCAGTCTGGAAATGCGGTGCGACGCCAACCTCGCTGTCATGGCGGCTGCCGCGCGGCGAAGCGGCAGCCGTGCTCGATATTCTCAAGCCGGCGCTGCTGGTCGGCGGCGAGGCCGACTGGAATGCGCCGAACCGGCTGCCTGCGGATTTCGTGCCGGAAGGGCTGTCCGACGAGCAGCTCGACCCGCCGGTGGCGCGCTACTGGAAGGCCATGACCAGCGGCGGCTCGACCGGTCGTCCAAAAGTGATCCTCGACCACAATCCCGCGGTCATCGACACGGTCGCGGCCCCGCCGCTCAACATGCCTTTCGGGGCCTCAGTCCTCAATCCAGGCCCGCTCTACCACAATGCGCCGTTCATCGTGTCGCACTACGCGCTATTCGGTGGCGGCAAGCTCACTGGCCTCGTCAAGTTCGACGCCGAGGAGACGCTGCGGCTGATCGAGCGCGAGCGCGTGCAATGGGTCAATTTCGTGCCGACCATGATGCACCGGATCTGGGCACTGCCGGAGCACGTGCGCAATGCGTACGATTTGTCGAGCCTGCAGACCGTGTTTCACATGGCAGCTCCCATGCCTCCCTGGCTGAAAGAGAACTGGATCGCCTGGCTGGGGCCAGAGCGGATCTGGGAGCTCTATGGCGGCACCGAGCGGCAGGGCGCCTGCGTCATCTCCGGTACGGAATGGCTGACGCACAAGGGCTCGGTCGGCAAGATCGGCGAGATGGCGCGCTTGCGCATCATCGGCGAGGACGGCAACGACGTCGCGCCCGGCGAGACCGGCGAGATCTACTTTCTCAACAATGACGGCATCGACGCCACCTATCACTATCTCGGTGCCGAGCCGAAGCGTCGCACCGACGGCTGGGAATCGCTTGGCGATATCGGCAGGCTGGATGAGGAGGGCTATCTCTATCTCGGCGACCGTCTCGCCGACATGGTGCTGCGCGGCGGCGCCAACATCTATCCCGCCGAAGTCGAAGCAGCGGTCTCCGAGTGTCCGGGCGTACGCTCCTGCGTGGTTGTGGGGTTGCCCGATCCGGAGCTCGGGCAGCGCGTGCATGCCATCATCGAGCCGGAGGCGAACGCGGATGGTCAGGCCATCGCGGACGCCATGGCGGACTTCCTGAAAGACAGGCTCAGCCGCTACAAGCATCCGGAGAGCTTTGAGATCGTCAGCACGCCGCCGCGCGACGATTCCGGAAAGGTTCGCCGCACGCTGTTGCGCGACGAGCGCGCGACGTGGATGAAGGAAGGCCGCGCCTTCCGCATCATGCCGGCGAAGGCGCGGGCGCATGTCGAGTAGGACAGAACTGAAGGACTGAATTTGATGACCATCACCGTCGCAGCAAACAGCGTGCCGAAACCGCCGGCCGATATCATCGAGGGCTTTCGGAATGCACCGACCTCGATCATATCGGACAATCTCAGCCGGCTGCCGGGCGCGGTTGGGCTAAGGCCCTATCACCGCAGCGGCAAGCTGGTGGGCACGTCCTTCACGGTGCGCACCCGGCCCGGCGACAATCTCGCCATCCACCGCGCGCTCGAGCTGGTTGGTCCCGGCGATGTCATCGTGGTTGATGGCGGCGGCGACGAGACCCGCGCGCTGGTCGGCGAGATCATGAAAAACATCGCGCAGTGGCGCAAAGCGGAAGGTTATGTAATCGACGGCGCGATCCGTGACGTCGCGGCCTTCGCTGGCGACGACTTTCCCTGCTACGCCCGCGCGGTAATCCATCGCGGCCCCTACAAGAACGGCCCCGGTGAGATCAACGTGCCCGTTACGATCGGCGGTAGCGTGATCTCACCCGGCGACATCGTGGTGGGTGACGAGGATGGCGTGGTGTCGTTTCCCGCCGCCGGCGCCGCAGCGTTGCTGGAGGCTGTGCGTGCCCAGATCAAGCGCGAGGAGGAGACGCTGAAGGCGATCCGCGAGGGCCGATATCAGGGGGCTTACGGCAAGTCATGATCAAGCAGGGCAGAGAGTTCGCCTTTGGCGACGCGAAGGGCTTCCGATCCTGCCATCGCTTTGATATGTACACGTCCAGGCAACCCGCCCTATCTGCGGGTTCCGCGGTCCCGTAGCTCAGCCGGATAGAGCGGCGGTTTCCTAAACCGTAGGTCGGATGTTCGAGTCATCCCGGGATCGCCATTTTGTCATAAGCAATAGCTGCTATTTGGCAGGCCCTTCGGCGCAAGAATTGCCAGAAGCGCAAGACTTCCTTCCTGGCCTTGCCGCCAGTCGGCCGCGCCTCACTGCCCTATCGGGAGACAACGATGCTTTTCGATTTGATCCTGCGCGGCGGGCGGGTGGTCGACCCGTCGCAGAAGCTCGATGCCGTGACCGATGTCGCATTTTCTGGCGGCAAGGTCGCTGCGGTCGGCAGCGGGCTCAAGGCGGATCCGGGCACAGATGTGCGCGACGTCTCGCAGTTCATCGTCACGCCGGGCCTGATTGACCTCCACACCCATGTCTATTGGGGCGGCACCTCGCTCGGCATCGATGCCGAGGAATTCTGCCGCGCCTCCGGCGTCACCACTTCGGTCGACACCGGCAGCGCCGGCCCCGGCAATTTCGCGGGCTTCCGCAAGCACGTGATCGAGCGGAGCCAGGTTCGCATCCTCGCCTATCTGCACGTTTCCCATGCCGGCATCTTCGGCTTCTCGCACCGGATCATGGTGGGCGAGAGCGAAGAGTTGCGGCTGATGAATCCGATCGAGGCTGCCAAGGTCGCGGACGCCAACCGCGACCTCATCGTCGGAATTAAGGTGCGTGTCGGCTTGCACTCCTCGGGCACGTCAGGGACCGTGCCGCTCGACATCGCGCTCCAGGTCGCCGACGAGGTCGGCATGCCCCTGATGGCGCATATCGACCACCCGCCGCCGAGCTATGAGGAAGTTCTCGCTCGGCTGCGGCCCGGCGACGTGCTGACCCATGCGTTCCGGCCGTTCCCGAACACCCCCGCGACAGCGCAGGGCACCGTGAAGAAGTCGGTACTCGACGCGCGCGAGCGTGGCGTGCTGTTCGATATCGGCCACGGCAAGGGCTCGTTTGCCTTCAAGACCGCGCGCGCGATGCTCGCCAACGGCTTCTATCCGGACACCATCTCCTCCGACATCCACCAGCTCTGCATCGACGGCCCGGCCTTCGACCAGGTGACGACGATGTCGAAATTCTTGTGTATGGGCATGGCGCTGTCGGACGTGATCGCGGCGTCGACGGAGAACGCCGCGATGGCGCTGCGGCGGCCCGAGCTCGGCAGCCTCAAGCCGGGCAGCATCGGCGATGCCACGCTGATCTCAGTGAAGCAAGGCCAGTTCGACTACGAGGACGTCGTCGGCGAGCACCTGATCGGTGATCGCAAGATCGTGTCAGAGGGTGTCGTTATCGGCGGCCGCTGGTGGCATCCGAACTAGGGCCTTCTACGCGGCGCTTTGCTGCGCTTGAACCGCAGCTCACTCGTTCTTGTCCACATTCCAGAACATCGGCGTCGCCGGACCATCGATCACGCCGGTGAGCGATTTGCGCCATGCGCTCGGCGCCTGGAACTGCCCGAGCGGGACGTAGATCACCTGATCGTAGGCTTCCTTCTGGATGTCGAGGGCAATCTTCTTTTGCTCCTCCGGTGAGGTGGCGCGGGCAAAGGCGTCGCGCAGCTGCTCGAGCTTGGGGTCCTCGGACCAGCCGAACCAGCCGCCCTCCTTGCCCTTGCCGACC
Encoded proteins:
- a CDS encoding enoyl-CoA hydratase/isomerase family protein, which gives rise to MSTYKDIGVEKVGHVGSIEIRRPPLNFFDISLINQIADALDEFDRDIEIRASVLSAQGKAFCAGANFGDPARQAQEAQEAEKKAKGDPADNLGPINHLYIQAVRIFRAKKPIVAAVQGAAIGGGLGLAVSADFRVTCPEARFSANFTKLGFHPGFGLTTTLPELIGKNNAELMFYTSRRVTGEEAYKWGLANELVAQDQVNAAAMKLAGEIAECSPLGLLSTRATMRAGLADRVMAATNHELAEQTRLRATEDFKEGVKATEERRVANFKGR
- a CDS encoding acyl-CoA dehydrogenase family protein, producing the protein MTAALRFDPIRLPEKCEQLRKEVRAFLAEEMARGTFNPFKPNREDTDVPEFSRRVGERGWIGMTWPKKYGGQERSFLERYVVTEEMRVANAPTRRFFVADRQSGPVLLKYAPEHIKMDILPRICRGEVCFAIGMSEPNSGSDLFAAKTRATKTDGGYLINGTKIWTSSAHIADYMIAIFRTSPPTKENRRHGLTQFLVKMKQPGIQVNPIGQITGQYEFNEVVFTDFFVPDDHVLGEVDGAWKQATSELAYERSGPERFLETYYVLTELVRAVGPNPDTRSAEGIGRLVAQLHTMRRMSVSVAGMLQAGKEPVVEASIVKDIGTVWEQQLPHRVRDLAAFVEETATNRETLERQLDFAIKTAPKLTIQGGTTEVLRGIIARGLGLR
- a CDS encoding acyl-CoA dehydrogenase family protein, whose amino-acid sequence is MAESDNIVVETAEKIFADLADPQTINNDKNGAWRAPLWQALSEAGLPLSWVPDDLGGSGAGLADGFALLNAAGRFAVAVPLAETMLAGWLLAQVKIASPEGEMTVVPASPKDRITLDAGALSGRARGVPFAKAAKHFAVLAHGKDGASIALIDAAKAQIESGLNVGYDHSDTVTLDKVQPITIKPAPRGFDQTTMMLMGGAARSLQIAGALESMLDISVRYSNERVAFEKKISKFQAVQHNLARLAGESAAALAAATSAADAIANARSFDDEVYLEAASAKIRCAEAAEKGGGIAHQVHGAIGFTLEHVLHRYSLRALAWRDDFGSESFWAVELGKLVARRGADELWPLVASR
- a CDS encoding SDR family oxidoreductase; protein product: MGKDGLCAIVTGSASGLGAATAEILARSGARLVINYSSSQREAEATAELCRRAGAAEVLVAQGDVSKDDDCRRIVAAASGWGRLDILVNNAGTTKHVAHADLDGLSAEDFQRLYGVNTIGPFQMVRAARSLLEAGSKASGRPSAVVNVSSVAGLSGVGSSIAYAASKGALNTMTLSLSRALAPLIRINTVCPGYIDTPWFTKGRGEAGAKQVRDSVVAKVPLKVASTAEDIAQLVCFLAMPASSNMTGEVVRMDAGMHLIA
- a CDS encoding GlsB/YeaQ/YmgE family stress response membrane protein; the encoded protein is MSMGGLLWIIVVGFVAGLIARWLAPGPNNPSGFVLTTILGIAGAFLATFVGQAIGHYGPDQGAGFIMATIGAVVVLFIWHRLVASGVIRG
- a CDS encoding YidB family protein; its protein translation is MGLLDVLNGMQNGPRGSSTPSSQASSGGMSPMTMAILGLLAWKAYKHMTATQSGTAPQPSPAPAPPPVNTADGGGLGGLGGLLKGGLGGLLAGGAAGSVLSGGLSDLLNQLQQSGHGETANSWVGKGENKPIAPGDLANALGADQIESLSAQSGLSRDELLSGLSQYLPQVVDHLTPDGRLPNENEISSRI
- a CDS encoding 2-dehydropantoate 2-reductase, translated to MVTDRPIVVAGAGAIGCFVGGQLAAADRRVALLVRPRVKTEIERFGLLLTDFEGSEKKLDAGRLALSEDPSILHSAGIVLVTVKSADTADVADRIAQHAPQDAVIVSLQNGVGNVPVLQERLGPRRVLAGMVPFNVVAMGEGRFHRSTSGDIHVGADEANTAAALSVPGLVMRASRDIAGVQWGKLIINLNNALSALSDIPLAAQLANCDWRRLFADQMAEGLAALKAAGITPVSATPIPMSWTPTLLRLPDPIFNAILGRTMKIDPEARSSMWQDLKQGRKTEIDYLQGAVIALAEENHLAVPLMRRIVALIKEAETAGKGPPRLTPQQIRGAG
- a CDS encoding alpha/beta hydrolase, producing MRALSCFVAIALALACGRALAADENAPNRKPVKVVADARLSVGGQGMLPLYLSSDWSMPLPAISRAVIVLHGRLRNADVYYMSAHTAQVAAGGDGKSALMIVPQFLAEIDIEAHKLPADMLRWSLEGWEGGDAALAPNPVSSFEALDAILAKLSDRRIFPNLKQVVVAGHSGGGQVAQRYAIAGKGEAMLSRQHIEVRYVVANPSSYAYFSGERPVPAIAASCPGYNNWKYGMDERPPYLADATPAALEQRYVERDVIYLLGTLDTNPEHPALDKSCMAKAQGPYRYARGHAYADAMAKRDHGTPNHRVWDVAGVGHDGDKMLTSKCGLAALFDSPGCGAER
- a CDS encoding AMP-binding protein, coding for MLLPLSDVPRWYAQRKPEGTIAVQHGQDRLTWDQLERGANRRARAFAAKGVKPGDFVAIGLPNGNAFFETTFAVWKCGATPTSLSWRLPRGEAAAVLDILKPALLVGGEADWNAPNRLPADFVPEGLSDEQLDPPVARYWKAMTSGGSTGRPKVILDHNPAVIDTVAAPPLNMPFGASVLNPGPLYHNAPFIVSHYALFGGGKLTGLVKFDAEETLRLIERERVQWVNFVPTMMHRIWALPEHVRNAYDLSSLQTVFHMAAPMPPWLKENWIAWLGPERIWELYGGTERQGACVISGTEWLTHKGSVGKIGEMARLRIIGEDGNDVAPGETGEIYFLNNDGIDATYHYLGAEPKRRTDGWESLGDIGRLDEEGYLYLGDRLADMVLRGGANIYPAEVEAAVSECPGVRSCVVVGLPDPELGQRVHAIIEPEANADGQAIADAMADFLKDRLSRYKHPESFEIVSTPPRDDSGKVRRTLLRDERATWMKEGRAFRIMPAKARAHVE
- a CDS encoding RraA family protein — encoded protein: MTITVAANSVPKPPADIIEGFRNAPTSIISDNLSRLPGAVGLRPYHRSGKLVGTSFTVRTRPGDNLAIHRALELVGPGDVIVVDGGGDETRALVGEIMKNIAQWRKAEGYVIDGAIRDVAAFAGDDFPCYARAVIHRGPYKNGPGEINVPVTIGGSVISPGDIVVGDEDGVVSFPAAGAAALLEAVRAQIKREEETLKAIREGRYQGAYGKS